Proteins from a single region of Terriglobales bacterium:
- a CDS encoding sigma 54-interacting transcriptional regulator, whose product MATEASWASEAPAINHTASYGVGEAASEEVALDSEFPCYGLPQIVGNSAALQRVLGMVRLVAPTNATVLICGETGTGKELIAEAIHKCSDRATRPFVKLNCAAIPAGLLESELFGHERGAFTGAIARRVGRVELASRGTLFLDEIGEMPLELQPKLLRVLQEREFERLGDSRTLKSNARLIAATNRDLGTLVSEQKFRSDLYYRLNVFPIRASALRERPEDIPLLVRHFVQQFSRGMNKSIETIPSEVMTALVRYPWPGNVRELQNLIERAVIVSTGSVLNLSMEEPQLSANGLPVSSHGNGNLRATLEEAERQEIVAALEKTIGKIAGPNGAAALLGLRRSTLHSRMQKLGISVFRAATCR is encoded by the coding sequence ATGGCAACAGAAGCAAGCTGGGCAAGTGAAGCGCCGGCAATCAACCATACTGCATCCTACGGAGTCGGAGAAGCGGCATCGGAAGAAGTCGCACTCGACAGTGAATTTCCTTGCTACGGATTACCACAAATTGTCGGTAATAGCGCTGCCCTCCAGCGCGTACTCGGCATGGTGCGTCTTGTGGCCCCAACCAACGCCACGGTGTTGATTTGCGGGGAAACAGGAACTGGAAAGGAATTAATTGCAGAAGCCATTCACAAGTGCAGTGACCGTGCGACCCGCCCTTTCGTGAAGCTGAATTGCGCCGCAATTCCTGCAGGCTTGCTTGAGAGCGAACTGTTCGGTCACGAGCGTGGCGCCTTCACAGGTGCCATCGCCCGACGCGTCGGACGCGTCGAGTTGGCTAGCCGCGGCACCCTGTTCTTGGATGAGATCGGCGAGATGCCGCTGGAGCTGCAGCCGAAGTTGCTGCGGGTGCTCCAGGAGCGGGAGTTCGAGCGACTAGGCGACTCGCGAACCTTAAAGAGTAATGCTCGTCTGATTGCCGCAACGAACCGGGATTTGGGAACTTTGGTTAGCGAACAGAAGTTCCGCTCGGATCTCTACTATCGCCTGAACGTTTTTCCCATTCGTGCTTCGGCACTACGCGAGCGGCCCGAGGATATTCCGCTGCTGGTACGACACTTCGTGCAACAATTCAGCCGAGGCATGAACAAAAGCATCGAGACTATCCCTTCGGAAGTCATGACCGCATTAGTGCGGTATCCGTGGCCTGGCAACGTACGGGAATTGCAAAACCTCATCGAGCGAGCAGTCATCGTCTCTACCGGATCGGTTCTCAATCTGTCCATGGAAGAACCGCAACTTAGTGCCAATGGGCTGCCAGTCAGTAGTCACGGCAACGGGAATTTGCGGGCGACTCTCGAGGAAGCCGAACGGCAAGAAATCGTTGCCGCTCTCGAAAAAACAATAGGGAAGATTGCCGGTCCCAACGGAGCCGCAGCCCTTCTCGGCCTGAGGCGGTCCACGCTGCATTCTCGCATGCAGAAGCTCGGCATCAGCGTTTTCCGTGCAGCTACGTGTAGATGA